The Sediminicola sp. YIK13 genomic sequence TACACCTTTTCCATAAATTCTTCTATCATTGAGGGTTCTAACCACCTCGTCACCACAACTACATCGTTCTTTTTATCAATTACAATAAAATTACCACCAAACCCTGCGGCATAGTAGATTTTGTCCGATAGCTGTTTCCAATTCCTATCACCCTTGGTATTTAGCCACCACATAAACCCATAATTTGGGTTGGGGCCAGAAGGAGTAATCGCATCCGTGATCCAGTTTTTACTAATCAACTGATCATTCCCCCATTTTCCATTGTTCAGGAACAGCAAACCAAACCGCGCCATATCTTCCGTATTGATAAATAATCCCGCCCCCGAGTGACCGCCACCAGTGACAGATTTCATTTGAACTCCATCAACTTCCGTCCACGCATGGTCGTACCCAAACCATCGCCATGTGGTACTGGCATCTATCTTGTCCATTAGTTCCGTTTTTAGCACCATTGGCAAAGGTTTCCGCCAAACATGAGTTAAGGCGTAAGCCAGTACATTTACACGTACGTCGTTGTATTCCATAACCGTACCGGGTTCCTGCAAGGTTCTATATTTCCAATCGTCAAGACCCCCTTCTTTTGGCGGCCTATCTGCCCAATCCTTACCTCCCCAAAGTTCTCCAGACCAGTCAGAATTTTGTTGTAACAAATGCCTCCAGCTAATTTTACTATTGTGCTGCCCGTCAAAGGTTCCATCCCAAATATAGTCACCAACCTTATCATCCACATGGGAGATTAACCCCTTGTCAACGGCCAGGCCAGCCATTGTAGAAAGAAAACTTTTGGTAACACTAAAGGTCATATCTACCCTTTTGGTATCTCCCCAGCCCTTAATGAGATATCCGTTTTTAAGGATCATACCTACCGGTCCCCCACGTTTTTTGGTTGGACCCAAAATTTTGTGGAATGGTTCGCTTTTAAACCCTTGAAGAATTGCGATACGTAAATCTTTTGAACCGCTATATTCGTTAGCCTGCGCAAAAGAGACTGCCTCTTCTAAAAGTTCAATTTTTATTTTGAAATCTTTTGGGCTTCTTTGCTCCCATACACTGTTTTTAGATGGGAAATAGTGAGATGCTTGGGCATTCACTGATATATATATCAGTCCAAAAATAAACGCCAGTACCACTCCTTTCATATTTTCTGTCTTTTTAATTCGTAATTATTGATCAATATCGCAGCGCATCAACCAATCTGTCTGCTTGTCCTTTCCTATATAATAAGGGTGTGTTCCAAATTTTCGGAACCCGTAAA encodes the following:
- a CDS encoding serine hydrolase domain-containing protein, which gives rise to MKGVVLAFIFGLIYISVNAQASHYFPSKNSVWEQRSPKDFKIKIELLEEAVSFAQANEYSGSKDLRIAILQGFKSEPFHKILGPTKKRGGPVGMILKNGYLIKGWGDTKRVDMTFSVTKSFLSTMAGLAVDKGLISHVDDKVGDYIWDGTFDGQHNSKISWRHLLQQNSDWSGELWGGKDWADRPPKEGGLDDWKYRTLQEPGTVMEYNDVRVNVLAYALTHVWRKPLPMVLKTELMDKIDASTTWRWFGYDHAWTEVDGVQMKSVTGGGHSGAGLFINTEDMARFGLLFLNNGKWGNDQLISKNWITDAITPSGPNPNYGFMWWLNTKGDRNWKQLSDKIYYAAGFGGNFIVIDKKNDVVVVTRWLEPSMIEEFMEKVYLALD